The following proteins come from a genomic window of Cervus canadensis isolate Bull #8, Minnesota chromosome 3, ASM1932006v1, whole genome shotgun sequence:
- the LOC122437973 gene encoding prolactin-inducible protein, protein MYSLHLLLRASPAALLLILCLQLGTTKAQEDTTSRQLMTMDLQMLQIAEASEEATVVLKVSTELRECMVIKSYLLSNTPMEGNFNYKYTSCLCDSHSRSFFWDLQTNSTIRITAVVDVIRELGICPNDWAVIPIKANHFSITKSLP, encoded by the exons ATGTACTCTCTCCATCTCCTGCTCAGGGCCAGCCCTGCTGCCCTGCTTCTGATTCTTTGCCTGCAGCTGGGGACCACCAAAGCTCAGGAAGACAC AACCAGTCGACAGTTGATGACAATGGACCTGCAGATGCTGCAAATAGCAGAGGCGAGTGAAGAGGCCACAGTGGTGCTTAAAGTTTCAACAGAACTGAGGGAATGCATGGTG ATTAAATCTTATCTTCTAAGCAACACTCCGATGGAAggcaattttaattataaatacacCTCCTGCCTCTGTGACAGTCACTCAAGGAGCTTCTTCTGGGACTTGCAAACCAACA GTACTATAAGGATAACAGCAGTGGTTGACGTTATTCGTGAACTAGGTATCTGCCCAAATGACTGGGCAGTGATACCTATTAAAGCAAATCACTTTTCTATCACCAAGAGCCTACCATAG